A genomic segment from Lignipirellula cremea encodes:
- a CDS encoding NAD(P)/FAD-dependent oxidoreductase yields MEQHRVVIIGGGFGGLAVAKGLRDPAIAGTLIDRRNFHLFQPLLYQVATGGLSPANISAPLRSVLRRQKNVQVLLAKVVGIDTAAGQVQLEQGVLPFDTLIVAAGMRHHYFGHDDWARLAPGLKTIEEATEIRRRVLSAFEQAERETDPAAVRRWLTFVVIGGGPTGVELSGAIAELSRHTLRGNFRSIDPASAHVVLIEGNDRVLPPFPPKLSQKAQQSLERLGVEVRCGVRVTSIEADRVHLSHNAGSDQIATPNVFWAAGVQASPLGAAVAAATGAKLDRSGRVQVQPDCSIAGHPHIFVIGDLAALNDEHGQPLPGLAPVATQQGQYLARLLQRRLHGKETPPFRYVDRGSMATIGRASAVAQTGKLHFSGFLAWLAWLFIHVYFLIDFQNRMLVLFQWGWNYFTRNRSARLITGVDGMPPLLPQPADVTACDFPIPTAEQTAGKASDK; encoded by the coding sequence GTGGAACAACATCGAGTCGTGATTATCGGCGGGGGCTTTGGCGGTCTGGCGGTCGCCAAAGGGTTGCGCGACCCGGCGATTGCGGGGACGCTGATCGACAGGCGTAACTTTCATCTGTTCCAGCCGTTGCTGTACCAGGTGGCGACCGGCGGGCTGTCCCCGGCGAATATCTCGGCCCCGTTGCGGTCGGTGCTCCGGCGCCAAAAGAACGTACAGGTGCTGCTGGCGAAGGTCGTGGGGATCGACACGGCCGCTGGTCAGGTGCAGCTGGAGCAGGGCGTGCTTCCCTTTGATACGTTGATCGTCGCCGCCGGGATGCGGCATCATTACTTTGGCCACGACGATTGGGCCCGACTGGCGCCAGGACTAAAGACGATCGAAGAAGCGACCGAGATCCGTCGCCGCGTGCTGTCGGCCTTTGAACAAGCCGAACGGGAAACCGATCCCGCAGCCGTCCGCCGCTGGCTGACCTTTGTGGTGATCGGCGGGGGACCGACCGGCGTCGAACTGTCGGGCGCCATTGCCGAACTGTCCCGGCATACGCTGCGGGGCAACTTCCGTAGCATCGATCCGGCGTCCGCCCATGTGGTGCTGATCGAAGGCAACGACCGCGTGCTGCCGCCGTTCCCGCCGAAACTTTCCCAAAAGGCCCAGCAATCGCTGGAACGGCTGGGCGTCGAAGTCCGCTGCGGCGTGCGGGTCACGAGCATTGAAGCGGACCGGGTGCATCTGTCCCACAACGCGGGCAGCGACCAGATCGCCACGCCAAACGTGTTCTGGGCGGCAGGCGTCCAAGCATCGCCGCTGGGGGCCGCCGTCGCCGCCGCCACCGGGGCCAAGCTCGACCGCTCCGGACGGGTGCAGGTGCAGCCTGACTGCAGCATCGCTGGGCATCCGCATATCTTTGTAATCGGCGACCTCGCCGCCCTGAACGATGAACACGGCCAGCCGCTGCCAGGCCTGGCCCCGGTGGCGACCCAGCAGGGCCAGTACCTGGCCCGACTGCTGCAGCGACGTCTGCACGGCAAGGAGACTCCGCCTTTTCGCTACGTCGACCGCGGCAGCATGGCGACGATCGGCAGGGCGTCCGCCGTGGCGCAAACGGGCAAGCTTCATTTCAGCGGCTTTCTCGCCTGGCTGGCGTGGCTGTTCATCCACGTGTACTTTCTGATCGACTTTCAGAATCGCATGCTGGTGCTCTTTCAGTGGGGCTGGAATTACTTCACCCGGAACCGGTCCGCCCGACTGATCACGGGCGTCGACGGCATGCCGCCGCTTCTGCCGCAGCCGGCCGACGTCACCGCGTGCGACTTTCCGATCCCGACGGCCGAACAAACGGCTGGTAAAGCGAGTGACAAATGA